A genomic region of Bradyrhizobium sp. ORS 278 contains the following coding sequences:
- a CDS encoding arsenate reductase ArsC — protein MPDRIYNVLFLCTGNSARSVLAESILRKDGAGRFRAFSAGSTPKGAVHPLALELLRRMDYPTADLRSKSWTEFAVAGAPVMDFVFTVCDNAAGEACPVWPGQPMTAHWGIEDPAAADGTELEKLAAFTTAFRYLKNRIGAFINLPLDRIDNLSLGTRLREIGRSEGATQPTPKAG, from the coding sequence GTGCCTGACCGCATCTACAATGTCCTGTTCCTCTGCACCGGCAACTCGGCGCGCTCGGTGCTCGCCGAGTCGATCCTGCGCAAGGACGGCGCCGGCCGCTTCCGCGCCTTCTCGGCCGGCAGCACGCCGAAGGGCGCGGTGCATCCGCTCGCGCTCGAACTGCTCCGGCGCATGGACTATCCGACCGCGGATCTGCGCTCGAAGAGCTGGACGGAGTTCGCGGTGGCCGGCGCGCCGGTGATGGATTTCGTCTTCACCGTTTGCGACAACGCGGCGGGCGAAGCCTGTCCGGTCTGGCCGGGACAGCCGATGACCGCGCATTGGGGCATCGAGGATCCCGCGGCCGCTGATGGCACCGAGCTGGAGAAGCTCGCGGCGTTCACCACCGCGTTCCGCTATCTGAAGAACCGCATCGGCGCCTTCATCAATCTGCCGCTCGATCGCATCGACAATCTGTCGCTCGGCACGCGGCTGCGCGAGATCGGGCGCTCCGAAGGTGCGACGCAGCCGACGCCAAAGGCCGGATGA
- a CDS encoding NAD(P)-binding domain-containing protein, producing MMEARTVAIIGAGPVGLAAAAHALERGLRPVVLEAGPEAAYAVRQWQHVQLFSPWKYNVDIASARLLAAAGWNAPDPETYPTGRELIESYLAPLATRTALRDVIRTSHRVTAISRTGFDKAKSKGRAAARFELRTRNGKGDAALLADAVIDVSGTWFSPNPAGGNGLPALGEAEHAPRIAYGMPDVRDAQRSRYAGRAVAVLGGGHSAVGTLLDLAALAADEPGTQAIWLLRANDPAKSFGGGSADQLAARGELGMAFAALVRSGRIQVETGFSVARIEDEDRRLKITARGDRRINADELIVATGFRPDLSLLSELRLRLDPAIEAPVALAPLIDPNEHSCGTVRPHGARELAQADEAGLYLAGMKSYGRAPTFLMITGYEQVRSITADIAGDKKAAARVELTLPETGVCTRGGLASIPALSGCCGGPAPSGVESCCADDAKAKAAGRAGCGCA from the coding sequence ATGATGGAAGCGAGGACGGTCGCGATCATCGGCGCCGGCCCGGTCGGGCTGGCGGCAGCGGCGCATGCGCTGGAGCGGGGCTTGCGGCCGGTCGTGCTGGAGGCCGGCCCCGAGGCGGCGTACGCAGTGCGGCAGTGGCAGCATGTGCAGCTGTTCTCGCCGTGGAAGTACAACGTCGATATTGCCTCGGCGCGGCTGCTCGCTGCGGCGGGATGGAATGCGCCTGACCCGGAGACCTATCCGACCGGGCGCGAGCTGATCGAGAGCTATCTCGCGCCGCTGGCGACGCGCACGGCCTTGCGCGACGTCATCAGGACCTCGCATCGCGTCACCGCGATCAGCCGGACAGGCTTCGACAAGGCCAAATCGAAGGGCCGCGCCGCCGCGCGGTTCGAGCTTCGCACGCGCAATGGCAAGGGCGACGCGGCGCTGCTGGCCGATGCCGTCATCGACGTCTCCGGCACCTGGTTCTCGCCCAACCCCGCCGGCGGCAACGGCCTGCCTGCGCTCGGCGAGGCCGAGCATGCGCCGCGCATCGCCTATGGCATGCCGGATGTTCGAGACGCGCAGCGCAGCCGCTATGCCGGCAGGGCTGTCGCCGTGCTCGGCGGCGGTCATTCCGCGGTCGGCACCCTGCTCGACCTCGCGGCCCTCGCTGCGGACGAACCGGGCACCCAGGCGATCTGGCTGCTGCGGGCGAACGATCCGGCGAAATCGTTCGGCGGCGGCAGCGCCGACCAGCTCGCCGCGCGCGGTGAGCTCGGCATGGCCTTCGCCGCTTTGGTGCGCTCGGGACGCATCCAGGTCGAGACGGGATTCTCCGTGGCGCGCATCGAGGATGAGGACCGGCGGCTCAAGATCACCGCGCGCGGCGATCGCCGCATCAACGCCGACGAGCTGATCGTCGCCACCGGCTTCCGCCCTGATCTCTCATTGCTGTCGGAGTTGCGGCTGCGGCTCGACCCGGCGATCGAGGCGCCGGTGGCGCTGGCGCCGCTGATCGATCCGAACGAGCACTCCTGCGGCACGGTGCGGCCGCACGGTGCGCGCGAGCTGGCGCAGGCCGACGAGGCCGGACTCTACCTCGCCGGCATGAAGAGCTACGGCCGCGCGCCGACCTTCCTGATGATCACCGGCTATGAGCAGGTGCGTTCGATCACCGCCGACATCGCCGGGGACAAGAAGGCCGCCGCGCGCGTCGAGCTGACGCTGCCGGAGACCGGCGTATGCACCCGCGGCGGGCTGGCGAGCATTCCTGCCCTGTCCGGCTGCTGTGGCGGGCCGGCTCCGTCAGGGGTAGAGAGTTGCTGCGCCGACGACGCCAAAGCCAAGGCGGCCGGGCGCGCGGGCTGCGGCTGCGCCTGA
- a CDS encoding EAL domain-containing protein, whose protein sequence is MLRVGAVAACVGLFLTGADLAMTALIGGQTARQLGDLSTVALRRSEAAIDSAGEILNRLVAKGPMDCSAIALQSLRLNVYQGTIIKDIRTVDRNGSVLCAAYPETLEFDNGWARQEEMFKSTDGELRLFRVEQFTGSAFGVLRDIDARRSLAAILRIDGNLLDVMPVGLRGESYVTLTLPDGEQVAGYHPDASAKPPAQTVAFTTASERYPLQAAIHVPPRSLSARRDMTYLLTMLAAGLLGGLFGLLLASYLSRPVDPVAELDRALGGNEFKPHVQPTFRLKTGDIVGCEILARWEKPDGRLIQPMSFIPLAESSGRIETLTWQLLKTALRELQQEMRRDKLFKLSVNITPRHLLGDGFIDELRKVVATSSVSTRQVVLEVTEREALADLDKAMTVVKELSELGFRIALDDVGIGHSGLSTIQRLGARILKIDKFFVDAITRDQSAVVVVQMLVALAHELDMSVIAEGIERQEQVDALIACGVEEGQGYLVAPPMSLDRFKQFLDVRRASATVARVTKPELAA, encoded by the coding sequence ATGCTTCGTGTCGGAGCGGTGGCCGCCTGCGTCGGGTTGTTCCTGACCGGCGCCGATCTCGCCATGACCGCGCTGATCGGCGGACAGACGGCGCGGCAGCTCGGCGATCTCAGCACAGTGGCGCTGCGCCGCTCCGAGGCCGCAATCGATTCGGCCGGCGAGATCCTCAACCGTCTGGTGGCGAAGGGACCGATGGACTGCAGCGCCATCGCGCTGCAATCGTTGCGGCTGAACGTCTATCAAGGGACCATCATCAAGGACATCCGTACCGTCGATCGCAACGGCTCGGTGCTGTGCGCGGCCTATCCGGAGACGCTCGAATTCGACAATGGCTGGGCGCGGCAGGAGGAGATGTTCAAGTCGACCGACGGCGAGCTGCGGCTGTTCCGGGTCGAGCAATTCACCGGCTCCGCCTTCGGCGTGCTGCGCGATATCGATGCGCGGCGGTCGCTGGCGGCGATCCTGCGCATCGACGGCAATCTGCTCGACGTGATGCCGGTCGGCCTGCGCGGCGAGAGCTACGTCACCCTCACGCTGCCCGATGGCGAGCAGGTCGCCGGCTATCATCCCGATGCGTCCGCGAAGCCGCCGGCGCAGACGGTTGCCTTCACGACCGCCTCCGAGCGCTATCCGCTGCAGGCCGCGATCCATGTGCCGCCGCGCAGCCTCAGCGCGCGCCGCGACATGACCTATCTCCTGACGATGCTCGCCGCCGGCCTGCTCGGCGGGCTGTTCGGCCTGTTGCTGGCAAGCTATCTGAGCCGCCCGGTGGATCCAGTGGCCGAGCTCGACCGTGCCCTCGGCGGCAATGAGTTCAAGCCCCATGTGCAGCCGACCTTCCGGCTGAAGACCGGCGACATCGTCGGCTGCGAGATCCTGGCGCGCTGGGAAAAACCGGACGGCCGGCTGATCCAGCCGATGAGCTTCATCCCGCTCGCCGAGAGCTCCGGCCGCATCGAAACGTTGACATGGCAGCTCCTGAAGACCGCGCTCCGCGAGCTGCAGCAGGAGATGCGGCGGGACAAGCTCTTCAAGCTGTCAGTCAACATCACGCCGCGGCATTTGCTCGGCGACGGCTTCATCGACGAGTTGCGCAAGGTGGTTGCCACGTCCTCGGTGTCGACCCGGCAGGTCGTGCTCGAGGTGACCGAGCGCGAGGCGCTCGCCGATCTCGACAAGGCGATGACCGTGGTCAAGGAGCTCAGCGAGCTCGGCTTCCGCATCGCGCTCGACGATGTCGGCATCGGCCATAGCGGCCTCTCGACCATCCAGCGGCTCGGCGCGCGCATCCTGAAGATCGACAAGTTCTTCGTCGACGCGATCACCCGCGATCAGTCCGCCGTGGTGGTGGTGCAGATGCTGGTTGCGCTGGCGCACGAGCTCGACATGTCGGTGATCGCCGAGGGTATCGAGCGCCAGGAACAGGTCGATGCGCTGATCGCCTGCGGGGTCGAGGAAGGCCAGGGCTATCTGGTCGCGCCGCCGATGTCGCTCGACCGCTTCAAGCAGTTCCTCGACGTGCGCCGCGCCTCCGCGACAGTCGCGCGAGTCACGAAGCCGGAGTTGGCGGCCTGA
- a CDS encoding PepSY domain-containing protein, whose translation MRITALAMLISTAASAATDAREDDLERRDAMRRAVEAGDVLPLSQILPRLRGRIAGDVTGIDIERQRGRWRYEFRVIGRDGRMREVYIDARSGEIERVEEK comes from the coding sequence ATGCGCATCACGGCCCTGGCGATGCTGATCTCGACGGCGGCCTCCGCCGCGACGGATGCGCGCGAGGATGATCTCGAGCGCCGTGACGCGATGCGTCGCGCCGTGGAGGCGGGCGACGTGCTGCCGCTGTCGCAGATCCTGCCGCGACTGCGCGGCCGCATCGCGGGCGACGTGACAGGCATCGACATCGAGCGCCAGCGCGGCCGCTGGCGCTATGAGTTTCGGGTGATCGGCCGCGACGGCCGCATGCGCGAGGTCTATATCGACGCGCGCAGCGGCGAGATCGAGCGGGTCGAGGAAAAGTAG
- a CDS encoding CHRD domain-containing protein — translation MHRMLRLSLLACAALLSAAPLAHAEMIMLKSELKAANEVPPNASTASGAAEASFDTSTKTLTWKVTFSGLSGPPIGAHFHGPSEPGKTAGIVLPFKSPEPPITGAAALTDAQAADLLAGKWYANIHTQANPGGEIRGQMTRQ, via the coding sequence ATGCATCGGATGTTGCGCCTTTCGCTGCTCGCCTGCGCTGCCCTGCTGTCGGCCGCACCTCTGGCGCACGCCGAGATGATCATGCTGAAGTCCGAGCTCAAGGCGGCGAACGAGGTGCCGCCCAATGCGAGCACCGCGTCTGGCGCGGCGGAAGCGAGCTTCGACACGTCCACCAAGACCCTGACCTGGAAGGTCACCTTCTCGGGCCTCAGCGGGCCGCCGATCGGGGCGCATTTTCATGGTCCGAGCGAGCCCGGCAAGACCGCCGGCATCGTGCTGCCGTTCAAGAGCCCGGAGCCGCCGATCACCGGTGCGGCCGCGCTCACCGATGCGCAGGCAGCCGATCTGCTGGCCGGCAAATGGTACGCCAACATCCACACCCAGGCCAATCCGGGCGGCGAGATCCGCGGACAGATGACCAGGCAATAG
- a CDS encoding VOC family protein, whose protein sequence is MTRFPVTALRSVDLGTSDLGRSEAFYRDVWGLERVATADGVVYLRATGSDHHVVALHRSDRTELKAVTFRLAAASDFDAITHNAINEGATLIAAAAPNAAPDGGVIMSLRSPEGCVLRFVHGDVAHEARPSRPELPERLAHVNLNSTDVDRTAAFYANALGFKLTDRSAAMAFVRCNSDHHAVVIASAKVNSLNHVAFLMPTWEGVMRGAGRMIDAGYPIAWGVGRHGPGDNVFAYFIDPQGTVIEYTAEVLQVDDDYVVRGPEHWVWPPGRTDQWGIAPPKADHVKAAQLAVGFAA, encoded by the coding sequence ATGACCCGATTTCCGGTCACGGCCCTGCGCAGCGTGGACCTCGGCACGTCCGATCTCGGGCGGTCCGAAGCGTTTTATCGCGACGTCTGGGGTCTGGAGCGGGTCGCGACAGCCGACGGCGTCGTCTACCTGCGTGCCACAGGAAGCGACCATCACGTGGTCGCCCTGCACCGGAGCGACCGCACCGAGCTGAAGGCGGTGACGTTCCGTCTCGCCGCGGCGAGCGATTTCGACGCCATCACGCACAACGCCATCAACGAGGGCGCGACGCTGATCGCAGCCGCCGCGCCGAACGCGGCGCCCGATGGGGGCGTGATCATGAGCCTGCGAAGCCCGGAAGGCTGCGTGCTGCGCTTCGTCCACGGCGACGTCGCGCACGAGGCCAGGCCGTCGCGGCCGGAGCTGCCGGAGCGCCTCGCTCACGTCAATCTCAACAGCACCGACGTCGACCGCACCGCCGCGTTCTACGCGAATGCGCTCGGCTTCAAGCTGACCGACCGATCGGCCGCGATGGCCTTCGTGCGCTGCAATTCGGACCACCATGCCGTGGTCATCGCGAGCGCCAAGGTGAACAGCCTCAACCACGTCGCCTTTCTGATGCCGACCTGGGAAGGTGTGATGCGCGGCGCCGGCCGCATGATCGACGCCGGCTATCCGATCGCCTGGGGCGTCGGTCGCCACGGGCCGGGCGACAACGTGTTCGCCTATTTCATCGATCCCCAGGGCACGGTGATCGAATACACCGCCGAGGTGCTGCAGGTCGATGACGACTATGTCGTGCGCGGACCGGAGCATTGGGTCTGGCCGCCCGGCCGCACCGATCAATGGGGTATCGCGCCGCCCAAGGCCGACCACGTCAAGGCCGCGCAGCTCGCGGTCGGCTTCGCCGCCTGA
- a CDS encoding TetR/AcrR family transcriptional regulator, with protein MAASKTARGKVGRPPLERAGEVEERILDAAKTVFLAHGFEGASVDEIAQTARAGKPTIYARFPSKAALFAAVIARHAGRNTQYENLVPQGRSFRARLISLGQTLIERAMVDETIGLMRTAIAENPRFPELTLEIQDSARKRATVNVGHAIAELARAEGLAGKGAFAADRIEETARVFLDLVVFAMLMRILLGEDLRGLKKEAQTHVEKRVDFFLAATT; from the coding sequence ATGGCGGCTTCCAAGACGGCGCGCGGCAAGGTCGGGCGCCCCCCGCTCGAACGCGCCGGCGAGGTCGAGGAGCGCATCCTGGATGCCGCCAAGACCGTGTTCCTGGCCCATGGTTTCGAGGGCGCGAGCGTCGACGAGATCGCGCAGACGGCGCGCGCCGGCAAGCCGACGATCTACGCGCGCTTTCCCAGCAAGGCGGCGCTGTTCGCGGCCGTGATCGCCCGCCATGCCGGCCGCAACACCCAATATGAGAACCTGGTGCCGCAGGGGCGCAGCTTTCGCGCCCGGCTGATCAGCCTTGGCCAGACCTTGATCGAGCGCGCCATGGTGGACGAGACCATCGGCCTGATGCGCACTGCGATTGCCGAGAATCCGCGCTTTCCGGAGCTGACGCTCGAGATCCAGGACAGCGCGCGCAAGCGCGCCACCGTCAATGTCGGCCACGCCATCGCCGAGCTGGCCCGCGCGGAGGGCCTCGCCGGCAAGGGAGCCTTCGCCGCCGACCGGATCGAGGAGACGGCGCGAGTGTTCCTCGACCTGGTCGTCTTCGCGATGCTGATGCGGATCCTGCTCGGCGAAGATTTGCGGGGGCTGAAGAAGGAGGCCCAGACGCATGTCGAGAAGCGCGTCGACTTCTTCCTCGCCGCGACGACGTGA
- a CDS encoding MFS transporter, translated as MQARRLGVVIALGTAQTLAWASSYYLPAILADPIARDLGMSDNWFFAAFSASLIISGLLGPRIGRQIDRVGGRQVLCASNLVLAIGLTLLGLSHSLWVMAIAWLWLGVGMGLGLYDAAFGALGRIYGKDARGAITGITLLAGFASTVGWPLSTWGLATIGWRETCFAWAVAHLVIGLPLNLSLPRTTAMAPGDMPVGKPNIPLDRPMVLIAFAMAAAWTVTAAMAVHLPRLMQAFGATPAQALFAGMMIGPAQVAARVFEAGFLSRFHPLASARLACITHPIGALTIGLFGGGAAAAFALLHGSGNGILTIARGTLPLAIFGPANYAYRLGLIGAPSRICQAFAPLVFGLLIDALGRGVLIVSASLSLSALTALMLLSAERADASAVPGSAPDKAA; from the coding sequence ATGCAGGCACGACGGCTGGGCGTGGTCATCGCTCTCGGCACCGCCCAGACACTGGCCTGGGCCTCGAGCTACTATCTGCCGGCGATCCTCGCCGACCCGATCGCCAGGGATCTCGGCATGTCGGACAACTGGTTCTTCGCCGCCTTCTCCGCCTCGCTGATCATCTCCGGCCTGCTCGGCCCGCGCATCGGCCGGCAGATCGATCGGGTCGGCGGCCGGCAGGTGCTGTGCGCCTCCAACCTCGTCCTGGCGATCGGACTGACGCTGCTCGGCCTGTCGCACTCGCTCTGGGTGATGGCGATCGCCTGGCTGTGGCTCGGAGTCGGCATGGGGCTCGGGCTCTACGACGCCGCGTTCGGCGCGCTCGGGCGCATCTATGGCAAGGACGCGCGCGGCGCGATCACCGGCATCACATTGCTCGCCGGCTTCGCCTCGACGGTGGGCTGGCCGCTGAGCACCTGGGGTCTGGCGACGATCGGCTGGCGCGAGACCTGCTTCGCCTGGGCGGTCGCGCATCTCGTGATTGGCCTGCCGCTCAACCTGTCGCTGCCGCGGACCACAGCGATGGCGCCCGGCGACATGCCCGTGGGCAAGCCGAACATCCCGCTCGACCGTCCAATGGTGCTGATCGCCTTCGCAATGGCCGCGGCCTGGACGGTGACCGCGGCGATGGCGGTGCATCTGCCGCGGCTGATGCAGGCGTTCGGCGCCACGCCGGCGCAGGCGCTGTTCGCCGGCATGATGATCGGCCCCGCGCAGGTCGCTGCGCGGGTGTTCGAGGCGGGCTTCCTCAGCCGCTTCCATCCGCTCGCCTCGGCCCGCCTCGCCTGCATCACCCATCCGATCGGCGCGCTGACCATCGGCCTGTTCGGCGGCGGCGCCGCCGCCGCGTTCGCGCTGCTGCACGGCTCCGGCAACGGCATCCTGACCATCGCGCGCGGCACGCTGCCGCTCGCGATCTTCGGCCCCGCCAACTACGCCTATCGGCTCGGCCTGATCGGTGCGCCCTCGCGGATCTGCCAGGCCTTCGCGCCGCTGGTGTTCGGGCTGCTGATCGATGCGCTGGGCCGCGGCGTGCTGATCGTGTCGGCGAGCCTCAGCCTCTCGGCGCTGACGGCGCTGATGCTGCTCTCGGCGGAGCGTGCGGATGCCAGCGCCGTCCCCGGCAGCGCGCCGGACAAGGCAGCCTGA
- a CDS encoding GntR family transcriptional regulator yields MDAVIEVDGQGPSTQASHVYDRLREDLLSGRLAPSRKLQMRFLTEAYQTGQTPLREALNRLTADGLVEVREQRGFYVKDISRAELAELTKTRCWVEALALRESMKAATPPWEEQLVLAQHRLSRAPRSLSATTFEDNPEWEKLHRIYHRVLIANCGSQSLVAFCGQLADQLYRYRRLSIRKAFPSRAVGDEHAAIVNAVLNADVEGAVALLTAHYQRTADVILQDETIFPELKANGG; encoded by the coding sequence GTGGACGCGGTGATCGAGGTCGACGGGCAGGGTCCGTCGACCCAGGCAAGCCATGTGTATGACCGGCTGCGCGAGGACCTGCTGTCCGGGCGGCTCGCGCCGTCGCGCAAGCTGCAGATGCGCTTCCTCACGGAGGCATATCAGACCGGCCAGACGCCGCTCCGCGAGGCGCTCAACCGCCTCACGGCCGATGGACTGGTGGAGGTGCGCGAGCAGCGCGGCTTCTACGTCAAGGACATCAGCCGTGCCGAACTCGCCGAGCTGACCAAGACGCGCTGCTGGGTCGAGGCGCTGGCGCTGCGCGAATCGATGAAGGCGGCGACGCCGCCATGGGAGGAGCAGCTGGTGCTGGCGCAGCATCGCCTCAGCCGCGCGCCGCGCTCGCTCAGCGCCACCACCTTCGAGGACAATCCGGAGTGGGAAAAGCTGCACCGCATCTATCACCGCGTCCTGATCGCGAACTGCGGCTCGCAATCGCTCGTAGCGTTTTGCGGCCAGCTCGCCGACCAGCTTTACCGTTACCGCCGGCTCTCGATCCGCAAGGCGTTCCCCTCACGCGCGGTCGGCGACGAGCACGCCGCGATCGTCAATGCTGTCCTGAACGCGGATGTCGAGGGCGCGGTCGCGCTGCTGACTGCGCACTACCAGCGCACGGCTGACGTCATCCTGCAGGACGAGACGATCTTTCCGGAGCTGAAGGCGAACGGCGGATAG
- a CDS encoding MIP/aquaporin family protein, with product MATFDLPRRVVAEALGTAVLVATVVGSGIMAERLTSDVALQLLCNTLPTGAILVVLITVLGPVSGAHFNPAVTLVFAAQRALSPLEAAAYVAAQVAGGIAGTMTAHLMFALPLVAGSLKVRTGGAQWFAEAVASFGLVAVILAGLRFQRAAVPWLVGLYITAAYWFTASTSFANPAVAIARSLTDTFSGIRPLDLPGFIVAELCGAAAGAWLMAWLLGSKSQSPGRVELSA from the coding sequence ATGGCGACCTTCGATCTGCCGCGTCGCGTCGTCGCCGAGGCGCTCGGCACGGCCGTGCTCGTCGCCACCGTGGTCGGCTCCGGCATCATGGCGGAGCGCCTGACCAGCGACGTGGCGCTGCAGCTGTTGTGCAACACGCTGCCGACCGGCGCGATCCTGGTCGTGCTGATCACCGTGCTCGGCCCGGTGTCGGGGGCGCATTTCAATCCCGCGGTGACGCTCGTCTTCGCCGCGCAGCGCGCGCTATCGCCGCTGGAGGCGGCGGCCTATGTCGCCGCTCAGGTCGCCGGCGGAATCGCCGGCACCATGACGGCGCATCTGATGTTCGCGCTGCCGCTCGTGGCCGGCTCGCTCAAGGTGAGAACGGGCGGGGCGCAATGGTTCGCCGAGGCGGTGGCGAGCTTCGGGCTCGTCGCGGTGATCCTGGCAGGCTTGCGCTTTCAACGGGCCGCCGTACCCTGGCTGGTCGGCTTGTATATCACCGCAGCCTATTGGTTCACCGCCTCGACCTCGTTCGCCAATCCGGCGGTCGCGATCGCGCGGTCGCTGACCGATACGTTTTCCGGCATTCGCCCGCTCGATCTGCCCGGCTTCATCGTCGCCGAGCTGTGCGGCGCGGCCGCCGGCGCGTGGCTCATGGCGTGGCTGCTTGGTTCGAAAAGCCAAAGTCCTGGGCGGGTGGAGCTGTCGGCCTGA
- a CDS encoding helix-turn-helix transcriptional regulator encodes MKLDDAAARLEALGNTTRLKIYRALVRAGHAGMPVGKLQERLKIPASTLSHHVKTLVAVGLISQQREGTTLVCHAEYDVMRTLLGFLVAECCVEERGCGAATTAA; translated from the coding sequence ATGAAGCTCGACGATGCTGCCGCCCGCCTCGAAGCCCTGGGGAATACCACGCGCCTGAAGATCTACCGGGCGCTGGTGCGCGCCGGGCATGCCGGGATGCCGGTCGGCAAGCTGCAGGAGCGGCTGAAGATCCCCGCCTCCACCCTGTCGCACCACGTCAAGACGCTGGTCGCGGTCGGGCTGATCTCGCAGCAGCGCGAGGGCACGACCCTGGTCTGTCATGCGGAATACGACGTGATGCGCACCCTGCTCGGCTTTCTCGTTGCCGAATGCTGCGTCGAAGAACGCGGTTGCGGCGCTGCGACCACGGCAGCCTGA
- a CDS encoding helix-turn-helix transcriptional regulator, producing the protein MENEQAVLALAALAQPTRLQAFRTLVQHEPEGLPAGELARLLEVPQNTLSSHLAVLSRAGLVSSERHSRSIVYRADLAAFQEVALFLLRDCCGGRPEVCAPLIESLTPCCPPKRKEKSRA; encoded by the coding sequence ATGGAAAACGAACAAGCGGTTCTTGCCTTGGCGGCGCTGGCCCAGCCGACGCGGCTGCAGGCCTTCCGCACCCTGGTGCAGCATGAGCCCGAGGGCCTGCCGGCCGGCGAGCTCGCGCGCCTGCTCGAGGTGCCGCAGAACACGCTGTCGTCGCATCTTGCGGTGCTATCGCGTGCCGGGCTCGTCAGCTCCGAGAGACACAGCCGCTCGATCGTCTACCGCGCCGATCTCGCGGCGTTTCAGGAGGTCGCGCTGTTCCTGCTCAGGGATTGCTGCGGCGGCCGGCCGGAGGTCTGCGCGCCGCTGATCGAAAGTCTCACCCCGTGCTGTCCGCCCAAGCGCAAGGAGAAGAGCCGTGCCTGA